Genomic segment of Spirochaetota bacterium:
ATGCTTTGCTCGCGGCGTACAACAAAGGGAAGGATGTGTATCAGTACGACACCGAGTGGGGGCTTCATGCCGGCGGGCCGGGCGGGAAACCTGCGGATTACAACAGCAGGAACGCGAATATATTCGGGACCGTGTACCGCGCGGTACGACTTATCTATTATACCCGCGAGAAGATGCTCCGCGGCGCAACATCATGGCAGATGTTCTCGAGGCAGGCGGGCCCCGGCTTCGGTGTACTCTTCATCCCTCCCGATGACGAGAAGCGTTCGATGCTGTACTGGCTCTATTACTACGTTAACCGCTCCGTCGGCGACAATGTGCTCGAGATGAAAGGCACATCGCCGTATGTATCACTCACGAAAGTACGCGTCCCGAACAGTGCAGATGCATCGGCCTCCGTCCCGATGACACCCGCGCTCATTACCGCAAGCGATGACGGCAAGCGCGTGTTCATCATCACGGCGAACGGGTCGTGGACGAAAGATGTCCCCTGTTCGATAACGATAGGCGGTTTTACCGCGGCATCATCGAAAAGCGTGCTCTTGACGCACGGCGATATCGACGGGCATCCGCTGCTCGAAAAAAAGGAAGACTTCGTGAAAGAGCTTGCGCACACGGTCAACGGCGGTGCGGTGTCGTTCATGCTGCCGGCGCATTCGATAGCGTTCATCGTGCTCGATGCGAAATAACATGAAGGCTATTGTGAAGGAGAAGGTATGCTGACAGGGAAACTGCTTAACCCCGAGATCATCGGTACGCTTGCATCATGCGGGCATTTCTCCCGCATGCTCATCGCTGACGGGAATTTTCCGACCGCGACGATGAGCCTCCCCGAGACGAAAAAGGTATACCTTAACCTCATGCCCGGTGTACCGACGGTCACGCAGGTACTCGAGGCGCTCGTGTCGGCGACGGTATTCCAGAGCGCGGTGGTCGTCGCGCCGCCGGAGGAAGAATTCCGTGCCGTGCATGCGGAGTACAAGGCGCTGCTCCCGAGGGACATCCAATGGGAAGAGAAAGAGCGATGGGCGTTCTACAGCGATGTGAAATCAAGTGATACCGCGCTTATCATCGCTACCGGCGATACGAGGCGTTTTGCGAACCTGCTCCTTACGGTCGGCGTACGGCGCATCCCGTGACCATACCGTGATAGTGGACAAGGATATCGTTCTGTTGCACTTCCGAAAAGATCCGATCGAAGGTACATTATAGGCGGCAGAGCCGTATCTCATCAAAGGATGGACCATGACCGACATCATATCGCTTACCGTGCTTGAAGGATCGCTCGCATCGGGGAAATGCACGCTTCGGATGACGCCGAATACGGAGACGATACGTTTTCTCCGGACTTGGCGAGGCATGGAGATACGCCCCGCAACATTTAAATTCGGTGAGAGCGCAGTAAGCTATACTTTCCTTGGCGTCATGAGCGATACGGGCGGGGCGCTCTTTTCGGTACCGCTTCCCGTTACGGAAGCCGCGGTATTCCGCGTGAAGGGCGATGTGCTCACGATATCATCGCCGGTGGCAGTCGAGTATGCCGCATCGAGTGAAGGGCTTGTGCCGCTTCTCCGTGCGTACGGTGAGCGAAATCGTGCGAAGAAGGTCGACACGCCGGTCGTCGGCTGGAATTCATGGGATAATTTCAATGCATCGGTCATGGAACGCGATATCATCGCCAATATGGACGGGATAGAAAAGCTGCCGTGGCTCAGGAAGGAGCTTTCACATATCATCGTCGATGACGGCTGGCAGACGAATTGGGGCGAGTGGAGCGTGAACGGGAAATTCCC
This window contains:
- a CDS encoding RbsD/FucU family protein gives rise to the protein MLTGKLLNPEIIGTLASCGHFSRMLIADGNFPTATMSLPETKKVYLNLMPGVPTVTQVLEALVSATVFQSAVVVAPPEEEFRAVHAEYKALLPRDIQWEEKERWAFYSDVKSSDTALIIATGDTRRFANLLLTVGVRRIP